One Gordonia zhaorongruii DNA segment encodes these proteins:
- the egtB gene encoding ergothioneine biosynthesis protein EgtB, translating into MSTSASDSTSADSDLWHRFHDVRTLTDALTSRLSAEDQTPQSMTEASPAKWHRAHATWFFEEFVLRRTPDYIAYDETYRYLFNSYYEAVGDRHPRPDRGLVTRPGVDDIAEYRHHVDTAMNGALSRGTLDDEALELVELGCNHEQQHQELLLMDIKHLFSTVPLTPGPVYVDREPDAPQACRPLSWHPVEGGIARIGATGPGFAYDNEGPQHRVFLEDFEIASRPVTNADWMQFVADDGYRRPELWLSDGWAHIGQARWRAPGYWHPDGDGVWTTFTLSGRRPVVPDEPVVHVSFYEADAYARWAGARLPTEFEWEVAAAQFGADRGELLDPNRCHPRSAGTAMVGDVWEWTASAYLPYPGFIPANGAVGEYNGKFMSDHHVLRGASAVTPRGHERTTYRNFFPARSRWAFSGLRLAR; encoded by the coding sequence ATGAGCACCTCAGCGTCCGACTCGACGAGTGCCGACTCCGACCTGTGGCATCGGTTTCATGACGTGCGCACGTTGACCGATGCTCTGACCTCCAGGCTGTCCGCAGAGGACCAGACCCCGCAGTCGATGACCGAGGCCAGCCCCGCGAAATGGCACCGGGCGCATGCCACCTGGTTCTTCGAGGAGTTCGTCCTTCGGCGGACCCCGGACTACATCGCCTACGACGAGACCTACCGCTACCTGTTCAACAGCTATTACGAGGCAGTCGGTGATCGGCATCCACGACCGGACCGTGGACTGGTCACCCGTCCCGGAGTCGACGACATCGCCGAGTACCGGCACCACGTCGATACGGCGATGAACGGCGCACTGTCCCGAGGGACGCTCGACGACGAGGCCCTCGAACTCGTGGAACTGGGGTGCAATCACGAGCAGCAACATCAGGAACTCCTCCTGATGGACATCAAGCACCTGTTCTCGACGGTTCCGCTCACTCCGGGGCCGGTGTACGTCGACCGCGAGCCGGACGCGCCGCAGGCGTGCCGACCACTCTCCTGGCACCCGGTGGAGGGTGGTATCGCGCGCATCGGAGCAACGGGTCCGGGCTTCGCCTACGACAACGAGGGCCCGCAGCACCGTGTGTTCCTCGAGGACTTCGAGATCGCGTCACGTCCCGTGACGAACGCCGACTGGATGCAGTTCGTCGCCGATGACGGATACCGGCGACCGGAACTATGGCTTTCCGACGGTTGGGCGCACATCGGTCAGGCTCGATGGCGTGCCCCCGGCTACTGGCATCCCGACGGTGACGGGGTGTGGACCACTTTCACGTTGTCCGGCCGTCGGCCCGTGGTGCCCGACGAGCCGGTGGTGCACGTGTCGTTCTACGAGGCGGACGCATATGCCCGATGGGCGGGCGCACGCCTGCCGACGGAGTTCGAGTGGGAGGTTGCGGCGGCGCAGTTCGGGGCTGATCGTGGCGAGCTTCTCGATCCGAACCGATGCCATCCGCGGTCTGCCGGGACGGCGATGGTCGGAGACGTGTGGGAGTGGACGGCCAGCGCCTACCTCCCCTACCCGGGGTTCATTCCGGCGAACGGCGCCGTCGGTGAGTACAACGGAAAGTTCATGAGCGACCACCATGTGCTGCGCGGTGCGTCCGCCGTCACGCCGCGCGGGCATGAGCGGACCACGTACCGGAACTTCTTCCCGGCGAGATCCCGTTGGGCGTTCTCGGGTCTGCGGCTCGCCCGGTGA
- a CDS encoding TIGR03620 family F420-dependent LLM class oxidoreductase: MTQRRVSVWQPFFLAGDSRTAVVDAARELEGLGYSRIWSSGGFGSRVPPRFREILDGTSRIEVATGILSIWHTPVAEAVAFTDDATRVHPGRFLLGLGTSHAALVEGDGTDYRKPYSKMVEYVAALDAAGQSPEQRVLAALGPRMLELARTSSAGAHPYFTTVPHTAQAREALGSGALLAPEVAVVLDEDPATARATARQYTTGYLAMPNYTNNLRRFGWTDADFADGGSDSLIDALIPWGSIDRVTAGIEAHYDAGADEVAIQVLNGGDAANFPAEAFRTLATALI, translated from the coding sequence ATGACTCAACGACGCGTCAGTGTGTGGCAACCATTCTTCCTCGCGGGTGACAGTCGGACGGCAGTCGTCGACGCTGCGCGCGAACTCGAGGGGCTCGGGTACTCCAGAATCTGGTCGTCGGGCGGCTTCGGATCCCGTGTGCCGCCACGATTCCGGGAGATCCTGGACGGGACTTCGCGCATCGAGGTCGCCACCGGAATCCTGAGTATCTGGCACACGCCGGTCGCCGAGGCCGTCGCGTTCACCGATGACGCGACGCGCGTGCACCCGGGACGTTTCCTGCTCGGTCTGGGAACCAGCCATGCCGCACTGGTCGAGGGCGATGGAACCGACTACCGCAAGCCGTACTCGAAGATGGTCGAGTACGTGGCGGCTCTAGACGCCGCCGGGCAGTCTCCCGAGCAACGAGTGCTCGCTGCCTTGGGGCCGCGGATGCTCGAACTGGCACGCACTAGTTCGGCCGGCGCGCACCCGTACTTCACCACCGTGCCGCACACCGCACAGGCGCGTGAAGCGCTCGGGTCGGGTGCACTGCTGGCACCGGAAGTCGCCGTGGTCCTCGACGAGGACCCGGCTACTGCGCGCGCCACGGCCCGGCAGTACACGACCGGCTACCTGGCTATGCCGAACTACACCAACAACTTGCGTCGATTCGGATGGACGGATGCGGACTTCGCAGACGGTGGAAGTGACAGCCTCATCGATGCGCTCATCCCGTGGGGTTCGATCGACCGGGTCACGGCCGGCATCGAAGCGCATTACGATGCCGGTGCGGACGAGGTCGCGATCCAGGTTCTCAACGGTGGCGATGCTGCGAACTTCCCTGCCGAGGCGTTCCGGACGCTGGCGACCGCGTTGATCTGA
- a CDS encoding DUF309 domain-containing protein — translation MRTSNGNDRDRDEAGRARNARPRDELGRPLPPGSVGVERIPEDLDLPPAESLTWAQELLDRGLAFNAHEVLEGAWKSCPDDERMLWQGLAQLAVGVTHVQRGNPKGALSLLERATRRIGLHEGPVPYGIDAAGLISYADELSAELRRGVDLEPGRLKPRLVAPPNGR, via the coding sequence ATGCGCACCTCGAACGGCAACGACCGTGATCGTGACGAGGCCGGCCGTGCACGGAACGCTCGCCCCCGCGATGAACTCGGACGTCCACTCCCGCCAGGCAGCGTCGGAGTCGAACGCATTCCCGAGGATCTGGACCTCCCGCCGGCTGAATCGCTGACCTGGGCGCAGGAACTGCTCGATCGAGGACTCGCCTTCAACGCACACGAGGTCCTCGAAGGCGCGTGGAAGAGTTGCCCCGACGACGAGCGCATGCTGTGGCAGGGCCTGGCGCAGCTCGCAGTCGGCGTCACACACGTTCAGCGCGGCAACCCCAAGGGCGCGCTTTCACTGCTCGAACGCGCCACCAGGCGGATCGGACTCCACGAGGGCCCCGTCCCGTACGGAATCGACGCCGCCGGACTGATCTCCTACGCCGACGAGCTGAGCGCTGAGCTGCGCCGAGGCGTCGATCTCGAACCTGGTCGGTTGAAACCACGTCTCGTGGCCCCACCGAATGGACGGTGA
- a CDS encoding aconitate hydratase, with amino-acid sequence MNSNSFNAQDRLEVSGKSYEIYRLDRIDGSSRLPYSLKVLLENLLRNEDGQLVTDAQIRAVRDWDPVSEHNPEIQYTPARVLMQDFTGVPCVVDLVAMRDAMTALDGDPAKINPQIPAELVIDHSVIADAFARPDAFGINAELEFERNKERYQLLRWGQQSFDDFLVVPPDTGICHQVNLEYLARVVFTRERDGVTQAYPDTLVGTDSHTPMVNGIGVLGWGVGGIEAEAALLGQPMSMLIPQVVGIKLSGELREGTTATDLVLTVAELLRGIGVVGKFVEFFGPGVANVPLATRATIGNMSPEYGSTATMFPVDAETVDYLRLTGRDEHQIQLVEAYAREQGLWHDPDQVPDFSRVVDLDLASVEPSIAGPTRPQDRIRLGDAPRTVLGLLNESSSRSRSGSGGVDNASASSFPASDPISLGSGDGDDLPPRTMSDDQLTANAQLGWPSDPADVVIDGTKAIVDHGDVVIAAITSCTNTSNPSVMLGAGLLAKKAVERGLRTRPWVKTTLAPGSRVVTDYFERSGLTPYLDELGFNLVGYGCTTCIGNSGPLISEVSQAVGDKDLNVSAVLSGNRNFEGRIHPEVKMNFLASPPLVIAYALAGSLHTDLLSEPLGANADGEDIYLRDIWPTDEEIKQAVDENVEARMFTDGYSDVYAGDDNWRGMNVPEGAVYDWDDASTYIRRPPYFDGMSHEPEPVADIAAARVLVKLGDSVTTDHISPAGAIKTDSPAGRYLANKGVDRTSFNSYGSRRGNHDVMIRGTFANVRLRNELVPGVEGGFTTKWPENDQTTIYDAAMAYQEQGVPLLVIAGTDYGSGSSRDWAAKGTRLLGVRAVIAKSFERIHRSNLIGMGVLPLQFHDGEDAESLSLDGDEIYSVSGITSGEGLADEVTVTVEKDGRSREFTATVRIDTPAEAAYYLNDGILPYVLRKLLADA; translated from the coding sequence ATGAACTCGAACAGTTTCAATGCGCAGGACCGGCTCGAGGTGAGCGGGAAGTCGTACGAGATCTACCGTCTCGACCGGATCGACGGATCATCCCGGCTTCCGTACAGCCTCAAGGTCCTCCTGGAGAACCTGCTCCGCAACGAGGACGGGCAACTGGTGACCGACGCGCAGATCAGAGCCGTGCGGGACTGGGATCCAGTATCGGAGCACAACCCCGAGATCCAGTACACCCCGGCACGCGTCCTCATGCAGGACTTCACCGGTGTCCCGTGCGTCGTCGACTTGGTCGCAATGCGCGACGCAATGACCGCTCTGGACGGCGATCCGGCGAAGATCAATCCGCAGATCCCAGCAGAACTCGTCATCGATCACTCGGTCATCGCCGACGCATTCGCCAGGCCGGACGCGTTCGGCATCAACGCGGAGCTGGAGTTCGAACGCAACAAGGAGCGGTACCAGCTGCTGCGCTGGGGACAGCAGTCCTTCGATGACTTCCTGGTGGTTCCCCCCGATACCGGAATCTGCCACCAAGTGAACCTCGAGTATCTGGCGCGCGTCGTCTTCACCCGCGAGCGTGACGGCGTTACCCAGGCTTACCCGGACACCCTCGTCGGCACGGATTCCCACACCCCGATGGTGAACGGCATCGGGGTGCTCGGGTGGGGCGTCGGCGGTATCGAGGCGGAAGCCGCCTTGCTCGGCCAGCCGATGAGCATGCTCATACCCCAGGTAGTCGGGATCAAGCTCAGCGGCGAACTACGTGAAGGCACTACCGCGACCGATCTCGTCCTCACCGTGGCCGAACTGCTGCGCGGCATCGGCGTGGTCGGAAAATTCGTCGAGTTCTTCGGACCGGGCGTCGCCAACGTGCCGTTGGCGACCCGCGCCACCATCGGCAACATGAGCCCCGAGTACGGATCCACTGCGACGATGTTCCCGGTAGACGCCGAGACGGTCGACTATCTGCGTCTGACCGGACGCGACGAGCATCAGATCCAGCTCGTCGAGGCCTACGCACGGGAGCAGGGGCTGTGGCACGATCCGGACCAGGTTCCCGACTTCTCGCGCGTGGTCGACCTTGACCTCGCCTCGGTCGAGCCGTCGATCGCCGGGCCTACTCGTCCTCAGGATCGGATCCGGCTCGGCGACGCTCCTCGAACGGTGCTGGGCCTGCTCAACGAGAGTTCGAGTCGATCGCGTTCCGGTAGCGGCGGGGTCGACAACGCGTCCGCCAGTTCGTTCCCGGCGAGTGATCCCATCTCGCTGGGGTCCGGAGACGGCGATGACCTGCCGCCGCGCACGATGTCGGACGACCAGCTCACTGCGAACGCGCAGCTCGGCTGGCCCAGCGATCCGGCTGACGTCGTCATCGACGGTACGAAGGCGATCGTCGACCACGGCGACGTCGTCATCGCAGCGATAACCTCGTGCACCAACACGTCGAATCCGTCAGTGATGCTCGGTGCCGGGTTGCTGGCGAAGAAGGCCGTCGAGCGTGGACTGCGCACACGACCGTGGGTCAAGACCACCCTTGCGCCGGGATCGCGCGTCGTCACCGACTACTTCGAACGATCGGGACTCACTCCGTATCTGGACGAACTCGGATTCAATCTGGTGGGCTACGGCTGCACCACGTGTATCGGGAACTCGGGTCCGCTGATCTCCGAGGTGAGTCAGGCTGTCGGCGACAAGGACCTGAACGTCTCGGCAGTGCTGTCGGGCAACCGCAACTTCGAGGGCCGCATCCATCCCGAAGTGAAGATGAACTTCCTCGCTTCTCCTCCCCTGGTGATCGCGTACGCGCTCGCCGGCAGTCTGCACACCGACCTGCTGTCCGAGCCTCTCGGCGCCAACGCCGACGGTGAGGACATCTACCTGCGTGACATCTGGCCGACGGATGAGGAGATCAAGCAGGCGGTCGACGAGAACGTCGAGGCGCGGATGTTCACCGACGGTTACTCGGATGTCTATGCGGGCGACGACAATTGGCGCGGTATGAACGTCCCGGAAGGCGCCGTCTACGACTGGGACGACGCATCGACGTATATCCGGCGGCCACCGTACTTCGACGGCATGTCTCACGAGCCCGAGCCCGTTGCGGACATCGCGGCCGCGCGGGTACTGGTGAAGTTGGGCGATTCGGTCACTACCGACCACATCTCCCCCGCTGGAGCGATCAAGACCGACAGCCCCGCAGGCCGCTACCTCGCGAACAAAGGCGTCGACCGAACGAGCTTCAACTCCTACGGCTCCCGTCGGGGGAACCACGATGTGATGATCCGCGGGACATTCGCCAACGTGCGACTACGCAACGAACTCGTGCCGGGAGTGGAGGGCGGCTTCACCACGAAGTGGCCCGAGAACGACCAGACGACGATCTACGACGCGGCGATGGCGTATCAGGAGCAGGGCGTTCCGCTGCTCGTGATCGCCGGAACGGACTACGGGTCGGGCTCGTCGCGTGACTGGGCCGCGAAGGGAACACGCCTGTTGGGCGTGCGCGCAGTGATCGCGAAGTCGTTCGAGCGCATCCACCGATCGAACCTCATCGGAATGGGTGTGCTGCCCCTGCAGTTCCACGATGGCGAGGATGCTGAGTCGCTGAGTCTGGACGGCGATGAGATCTATTCGGTCTCCGGGATCACCTCTGGAGAAGGTCTCGCCGATGAAGTCACGGTGACCGTCGAGAAGGACGGCCGGAGCCGCGAGTTCACGGCGACCGTCCGGATCGATACCCCGGCCGAGGCCGCCTACTACCTCAACGATGGGATCCTGCCCTACGTGCTGCGGAAACTGCTGGCCGACGCCTGA
- a CDS encoding TetR/AcrR family transcriptional regulator — translation MSSSDHGVQRRRLSPDQRRAELIGVGIEQFTTSTYDDVRMDEVARAASVSRALLYRYFPDKRTLFIAVVDEVSDRMLEKTAAGIDPMATPFQQARAAVLGYLEAYEQYPTVARAIFSDTVASDPRMVERDHAERQQLSSIVVRQIESINGRRLDPPDDRRLSMVATAWMGFIEQAIHDWVHDPVLDRAVIADTCADVLLDAVVRIPGISDSAKRTMIARDVEPR, via the coding sequence GTGTCAAGTAGTGATCACGGAGTCCAGCGTCGGCGGTTATCGCCGGACCAGCGTCGGGCCGAGTTGATCGGCGTCGGCATCGAGCAATTCACGACTTCCACGTACGACGACGTGCGGATGGATGAAGTCGCGCGGGCCGCGTCGGTGTCACGCGCGCTGCTGTACCGCTACTTTCCCGACAAGCGCACTCTGTTCATCGCCGTGGTGGACGAGGTGTCCGACAGGATGCTCGAGAAGACGGCCGCCGGTATCGACCCCATGGCGACCCCGTTCCAGCAGGCGCGAGCCGCGGTCCTGGGGTACCTGGAGGCATACGAGCAGTACCCGACCGTTGCCCGGGCGATCTTCAGTGACACCGTCGCTTCCGATCCGCGAATGGTCGAACGCGACCACGCGGAGCGTCAGCAGCTCTCCTCGATAGTCGTCCGGCAGATCGAGTCCATCAATGGACGACGACTTGACCCTCCCGACGACCGCCGCCTGTCCATGGTGGCCACCGCGTGGATGGGCTTCATCGAGCAGGCGATCCACGACTGGGTGCACGATCCGGTTCTCGATCGCGCGGTGATCGCTGATACCTGCGCAGATGTGCTGCTGGACGCCGTCGTGCGGATCCCCGGCATCTCGGACTCGGCGAAGCGGACGATGATCGCCCGCGACGTCGAACCCCGCTGA
- a CDS encoding cytochrome P450, with translation MSLPHPAHRLPVIGDVLDQSPSAPLTSLARTAVQTGPIFETSLLGARYVVVSGADLVAEINDDARFTKHVGPELVGLRPAAGNGLFTAESEDPAWRTAHELLMPAFSQRAMHTYHPIMLDVIDELTRKWDSRIGDAVDVPADMTRVALESIARSVAGYTFESFTADAPRRHPFVTHMVGLLKGSLIESFLRRTWLPRSIDTVARKRTEWHAGHLNRIADTIIAERRGMGAADGDLLDLMLSPGPNGTQSLDDLNIRYQLITFLIAGHETTAGALSFALHHLAQRPDLADAARAEIDGIWGQSDRLEFAQVPKLRLVRRIFDETLRLHPTVPAYFRRAIADTELTNGHPVRAGEWFLVLTGRLHRDPLWGGNVDEFDPSRFLPAAVRSRPGHLYKPFGTGMRSCIGRQFAIHESVLVLASILRRYDIQTSPDHELRTVERLTALPKRLQLTLTPR, from the coding sequence ATGTCACTTCCGCACCCCGCGCACCGATTGCCGGTGATCGGCGATGTCCTCGACCAGTCACCGAGCGCGCCGTTGACCAGTCTGGCGAGGACGGCGGTACAGACCGGCCCGATCTTCGAGACGTCGCTGCTGGGCGCGCGGTACGTCGTGGTCTCAGGGGCGGACCTGGTAGCCGAGATCAACGACGACGCACGTTTCACCAAACACGTCGGCCCCGAACTGGTCGGCCTGCGACCGGCAGCGGGCAATGGACTGTTCACCGCGGAGAGTGAGGACCCGGCGTGGCGGACCGCCCACGAGTTGCTCATGCCGGCGTTCAGTCAGCGCGCGATGCACACGTACCACCCGATCATGCTCGACGTGATCGACGAGCTGACCCGCAAGTGGGACAGCCGAATCGGCGACGCTGTTGACGTTCCGGCCGACATGACGCGGGTCGCGCTGGAGTCCATCGCCCGGTCCGTCGCCGGCTACACGTTCGAGAGTTTCACTGCGGACGCACCCCGCAGACATCCGTTCGTCACCCACATGGTCGGACTCCTCAAGGGCAGTCTGATCGAATCGTTCCTGCGCCGAACGTGGCTGCCGCGGTCGATAGACACCGTCGCCCGAAAACGAACGGAATGGCATGCCGGACACCTCAATCGAATCGCCGACACCATCATCGCCGAACGCCGGGGCATGGGCGCCGCGGACGGCGATCTGCTCGATCTGATGCTCTCGCCGGGACCGAACGGCACGCAGTCCCTCGACGACCTCAACATCCGGTATCAGCTGATCACGTTCCTCATCGCCGGACACGAAACCACGGCAGGCGCATTGTCGTTCGCCCTACATCACCTCGCGCAACGTCCCGATCTGGCCGACGCGGCACGGGCGGAGATCGATGGGATATGGGGCCAGTCGGACCGGCTCGAGTTCGCTCAGGTTCCCAAGCTCCGCCTTGTCCGCCGCATATTCGACGAGACACTGCGGCTTCATCCGACCGTGCCCGCGTACTTTCGGCGCGCCATCGCCGATACCGAACTGACCAACGGACACCCCGTGCGCGCAGGGGAGTGGTTCCTCGTTCTCACCGGGCGCCTGCACCGGGATCCGCTGTGGGGCGGCAACGTCGATGAGTTCGACCCGAGCCGGTTCCTTCCCGCCGCAGTGCGGTCGAGACCCGGGCATCTGTACAAGCCGTTCGGCACCGGGATGCGTTCGTGCATCGGGCGGCAGTTCGCGATTCACGAATCGGTCCTCGTGCTCGCATCGATCCTGCGGCGCTACGACATCCAGACATCGCCGGACCACGAGCTTCGCACGGTAGAACGCCTGACCGCGCTCCCGAAGCGCCTGCAACTGACACTGACTCCCCGGTGA
- a CDS encoding DsbA family protein, which translates to MIQPTNRRSILIVAAAIAVAVLAVLLATQLREPSAAEDTASPTVMNVNTGTAGDVPRRSTDDPLVLGDDTAPVTMVVFGDFTCEYCVHFATQLQPKIIDEYVKPGRLRIEWRDAPTSGPAARLAARAGRAAAGQDRFWPMHDAIMHAQAANHAQLTADALVRLAGDSGVDDLEKFRDEMTGADFDAEIDSDLTLAQRLFIPPSPAYWIDGSPLLGGYPLWAFENAIDGKLKLGAP; encoded by the coding sequence ATGATCCAGCCGACGAATCGCCGATCGATTCTGATCGTCGCGGCGGCCATCGCGGTCGCCGTCCTGGCGGTGCTTCTCGCCACGCAGTTGCGGGAGCCGTCGGCGGCTGAGGACACGGCTTCGCCGACGGTGATGAACGTCAACACCGGCACTGCCGGGGACGTGCCACGACGCAGCACGGACGATCCCCTCGTACTCGGAGACGATACGGCGCCGGTCACGATGGTCGTCTTCGGTGACTTCACGTGCGAGTACTGCGTGCACTTCGCGACGCAGCTCCAACCGAAGATCATCGACGAGTACGTGAAGCCCGGTCGGCTGCGGATCGAATGGCGTGACGCTCCCACCTCCGGTCCAGCGGCGCGGTTGGCGGCCCGCGCGGGCCGGGCCGCCGCCGGGCAAGACAGGTTCTGGCCTATGCACGACGCGATCATGCACGCACAGGCCGCGAACCACGCGCAGCTGACCGCGGATGCACTCGTTCGTCTCGCCGGCGACTCGGGCGTGGACGATCTGGAGAAGTTCCGTGACGAGATGACGGGCGCCGACTTCGATGCCGAGATCGACTCCGATCTCACGTTGGCGCAACGGCTGTTCATCCCGCCGTCGCCCGCCTACTGGATCGACGGGTCTCCCCTGCTCGGCGGCTACCCGCTATGGGCGTTCGAGAACGCGATCGACGGGAAGCTCAAGCTCGGCGCACCCTGA
- a CDS encoding M56 family metallopeptidase — protein sequence MSPSILPVLLVVALLTTALSGPRMVRAAAPALTRSPRAAVAILAGGVAVWSIAFMAMGPLTAWMVTGKGGGDSAGICRRCLESSNPWAEPVFHTGIPTTVLMSGPALLVAVAVMAVMMRAVPGAIATRRSAARVRARAHTEIVRGHRVLVTSDVHPQAYALSRRHGGIVVSAGALDALEPEELDAVLAHEAAHLHQRHHLIAMLSNHIAHVLRPIPLIHAVASAIPLYLEVAADNAAREQTGTRALVTALLRLARDEPDEASTPTLSPGAALHAVGPHRIRTLVGCETSPRSHATVIATSVQSAVLVALSAAVVLPWLAAMTSGCA from the coding sequence GTGAGCCCGTCGATCCTTCCAGTGCTGCTCGTCGTGGCACTGCTGACCACAGCGCTCAGCGGACCGCGAATGGTCCGCGCGGCCGCGCCTGCGCTCACACGATCTCCGCGGGCCGCGGTCGCGATCCTGGCCGGAGGCGTCGCCGTATGGTCGATCGCATTCATGGCGATGGGACCGCTGACCGCATGGATGGTGACCGGAAAGGGCGGCGGCGACTCCGCAGGGATCTGCCGCCGATGTCTCGAATCGTCGAATCCCTGGGCCGAACCCGTCTTTCACACCGGTATACCCACGACCGTGCTGATGTCCGGCCCCGCCTTACTCGTCGCCGTCGCGGTCATGGCCGTGATGATGCGCGCGGTCCCCGGTGCGATCGCCACCCGACGAAGTGCCGCACGTGTTCGCGCGCGGGCGCACACCGAGATCGTCCGCGGACACCGCGTCCTCGTCACTTCAGACGTCCATCCGCAGGCCTACGCGCTGTCCCGGCGGCACGGTGGGATCGTGGTGAGCGCCGGGGCCCTCGACGCACTCGAACCGGAAGAGCTCGATGCGGTTCTCGCCCACGAAGCAGCGCACCTTCATCAGCGTCACCACCTCATCGCGATGCTGAGCAATCACATCGCGCATGTGCTGCGGCCGATCCCGCTCATTCACGCTGTCGCATCTGCCATCCCGCTGTACCTGGAGGTGGCCGCCGACAATGCGGCTCGTGAGCAGACAGGAACCCGTGCGCTGGTGACCGCGCTGCTCCGCCTGGCGAGAGACGAACCTGATGAGGCGTCGACGCCGACGCTGTCGCCCGGTGCCGCACTCCACGCGGTCGGCCCGCACCGCATCCGCACGCTGGTCGGCTGCGAGACGTCACCCCGCAGCCATGCGACGGTGATCGCGACGTCTGTGCAAAGTGCTGTGCTCGTCGCGCTCAGCGCCGCAGTCGTCCTCCCCTGGCTCGCCGCGATGACGAGTGGTTGCGCATGA
- a CDS encoding BlaI/MecI/CopY family transcriptional regulator — MTDGQPVRLGPLEQQVMDILWDGGPSTIRQIIDALPNAAAYTTIATVLRNLERKKLVGAQRRRRSVQYRPRYSRDVHTANLMNQALASSKDRAASILHFVDGISDDDAALLREYLTRAHPEDRA, encoded by the coding sequence GTGACCGATGGTCAGCCCGTGCGACTCGGTCCACTCGAACAACAGGTGATGGACATCCTGTGGGACGGTGGCCCGTCGACCATCCGACAGATCATCGACGCGCTGCCGAACGCCGCCGCGTATACGACGATCGCGACCGTCCTGCGGAACCTGGAACGCAAGAAGCTGGTCGGCGCACAGCGCAGGCGCCGTTCGGTCCAGTATCGCCCGCGCTACAGCCGCGACGTGCACACCGCGAACCTGATGAACCAGGCTCTGGCGTCGAGCAAGGACCGGGCGGCGTCGATCCTGCACTTCGTCGACGGAATCTCCGACGATGACGCCGCGCTGCTTCGCGAGTACCTGACACGCGCTCACCCCGAGGACCGCGCGTGA
- a CDS encoding DsbA family protein translates to MTERRSTWPSWLVPSLIVIVAAALIGFVVVYNTGGTEPSASEADTSEVYPYDIGIERRDAHDPLAIGRVDAPITMVAFSDFQCPYCAKWSRDSLPAMLERVDRGQLRIEMRDLSVFGEPSRRAAEAAYAAAGQDRYLDFHNALFADGQKRPPNELTQDALVRTAAGLGLDVHRFRADMNSAETKAAVDRNEEDAATVGAYSTPSFILGGQPMAGAGPTKTYLDKLDSLLPVDGN, encoded by the coding sequence ATGACCGAGCGCCGTTCGACCTGGCCGTCATGGCTGGTGCCCAGCCTGATCGTGATCGTCGCTGCAGCGCTCATCGGATTCGTGGTGGTCTACAACACGGGTGGCACCGAACCGTCGGCGAGCGAGGCGGACACGAGCGAGGTCTATCCGTACGACATCGGAATCGAGCGGCGCGACGCGCACGATCCACTGGCGATCGGCCGTGTCGACGCTCCGATCACCATGGTCGCGTTCAGCGACTTTCAGTGTCCGTACTGCGCCAAATGGTCGCGTGATTCACTGCCCGCCATGTTGGAGCGCGTCGACAGGGGACAGCTGCGCATCGAGATGCGTGACCTGAGCGTGTTCGGGGAGCCGTCCCGGCGCGCTGCGGAGGCGGCATACGCCGCAGCGGGACAGGATCGGTATCTCGACTTCCACAATGCACTCTTCGCCGACGGACAGAAGCGGCCGCCGAACGAGTTGACCCAGGACGCACTCGTTCGCACCGCGGCCGGCCTCGGGCTCGACGTCCACCGCTTCCGTGCAGACATGAACTCCGCGGAGACGAAGGCTGCAGTCGATCGAAATGAGGAGGACGCCGCCACTGTCGGCGCCTACTCCACACCGTCGTTCATCCTCGGCGGACAGCCGATGGCAGGAGCCGGACCGACCAAGACCTACTTGGACAAGCTCGACTCCCTGCTGCCAGTGGACGGAAACTGA